The nucleotide sequence GGAGGAGTCGATGGCGCACGTGGCCGGCTTCGTCGCCGCGAACGACGTGTCCGAGCGCGACTTCCAGATGGCGGTCTCCGGCGGGCAGTGGTCGAAGGGCAAGATCGCCTTCGGCTTCAACCCCACGGGTCCCTGGCTGGTCACGCCGGACGAGGTCGACCATCAGGCGCTCGGCCTCCGCAGCTTCGTGAACGGCGAGCCGCGGCAGGACTCGAACACGAGCGACATGATCTTCACGGTCGAGCAGATCGTGCACCACCTGTCGCAGTACGTGACGCTCGAGCCCGGTGACCTGATCCTCACCGGCACCCCGCAGGGCGTGGCCCTGTCCGGCAAGTACCCCTACCTGGCCGCGGGCGACGTGGTCGAGATCGAGATCGACGGCCTCGGCCGGCAGCGCCAGGACTTCATCGCATGGGAGGCAGAGAAGTGACGCTTCGACAGGCTCAGGGACCGGGCACGGAAGGCCTCGTGGCCATCGTCACCGGTGGCGCGTCCGGCATCGGCGCGGCGATCGCCGACCGTCTGCACGCGGACGGCGTCATCGTCGCGGTCCTCGACCGCGACACGACCCACGCCGACGAGCGCTTCGCCGCGTTCACCGCCGACGTCTCCGACCGTGCGAGCGTGGACGCCGCCGTCGCCGCCGTCGCCGAGCGGTTCGGCCGCATCGACATCATCGTCAACAACGCCGGCATCGGAGCGCAGGGCGACATCGCCACGAACGACGACGACGAGTGGGCGCGCGTCCTCTCCATCAACGTCACCGGCATCGCGCGGGTGACGTCGGCGGCGCTGCCCTGGCTGCGGAAGTCCCCGGCCGCCGCGGTGTGCAACACCGCGTCGATCGCCTCCACGACCGGAATCCCGCAGCGAGCGCTGTACTCCGCGTCGAAGGGCGCCGTGTCGGCCCTGACCCGCGCGATGGCGGCCGACCACCTGCGCGAGGGCATCCGCGTCAATGCGGTCAACCCCGGCACGGCGGACACCCCCTGGGTCGGACGCCTGCTCGACTCCGCTGCCGATCCCGCCGCCGAGCGGGCTGCACTGGAGGCTCGCCAGCCGCACGGCCGCCTGGTGAGCCCCGACGAGGTCGCCGCCGCCGTCGCCTACCTCGTGAGTCCCGCCGCGGGCTCCACCACCGGCACCTTCATCGAGGTCGACGGGGGGATGGCGCAGCTCCGCCTCCGCCCCGAGTGACCCGATCTTCCCGACGGCCCGGTGTCTCCCCGCGAGACCCCGGGCCGTCCCCGTCCCCTCCCCATCCGGTCCCCATCCCGTCCCGCCCCGCCCCACCGTTCGGGATCAGAACCGCCCCTCCACCCCGCCCCGCACGCCCCTTTCTGATCCCGCACGCCGCACGCTCCCGGGAGGGTCGATCGTGAGCCGTGCGGCACCCATCCGGCCGGGATCAGAAACGGGCCCGGGCGGGGCTCGGGAGGTGGCATATCGCACTCGCCCCGCGTAAGGGGGTGGGACTAGAGGGAGTAGACGGAGGTGGCGGTGCCGTGGAAGAGGGCGTCGCGGTCGATGCCGCGGGAGGAGGCCCAGGTCGCCACGGCGTCGGCCCAGCGGCTGCGCGCGGTCGGCTGATAGGTGGGCGCGCCGTCGGCGGGAGCGTGCGGGTCGCCCGGCTCCGCGGGACCGATCACCGACACGGGCCAGTCGCTCCCCCACATCAGGCGCTCGGGACCGAAGACGTCGGCCGCGGTGTCGAGGAACGGTTCGAGCTGCGCGAGACTCCAGTCCCCTCCGGCCTCCGCCGGCAGACCCGACACCTTGCAGAACACCTGAGGATGCCGCGCCAGCTCGGCCAGATCCCGCTCCCACTCCACAGAGGGCGTGCGCGGAGCGGAAGCCGTCCCGACCTCGGGCTTGCCCAGGTGGTCGAGCACGATCCGCAGCTCCGGGATCGCGCCGGACAGTCGCGCGACGTCGGGGAGCTGCGCGGCGCGCACGCACGCGTCGAAGGTCCACCCGTGCGCCGCGACCTCACGCGCACCCGAGATGAACGCCGACGAGAGCATCACGCCGTCCGGCTCCCCCTGCAGCAGATGACGCACCCCGACGACCAGAGGTTCCGCGGTGAGGCTCTCCAAGTGCACCGTGGTGTCGGTGCCGCGGTCCAGGCGGGCGCCGGCGACGATGCCGACCACCCCGAGCCGCTCCGCCTGTGCGGCGACCCACCGCACCTCGGCGAGGAAGTCGTCCTCGGCGGTCTCGGCCTGGACGAACACGGCTCGTTCGGCCGTGGCCGCATCGAGTCGCGCATGCTCCAGCTCGATGTCGCCGAAGCGCCACGCGAGCGGGCCCTCGAGCCACGTGTACGCGAGGACCTCCGGGTCCCACAGGTGCAGGTGAGAGTCGAGGATGCGCATGCCCCCATCCTGCCGCAGACATCGGATGTTGTGCGAGGATGAGCGCCATGGCTGTGACGGACGAGGCGATCGAGAAGATCAAGGCGATGATCGTGTCGGGCGAACTGGCCCCCGGCGATCGCCTGCCCCCGGAGAAGGAGCTGTCCGAGCGCCTCGGTCTCTCCCGCAACTCGATGCGCGAGGCGGTGAAGGCGCTGGAGGTCATCCGCGTGCTCGATGTGCGGCGCGGCGACGGCACCTACGTCACGAGCCTGGAGCCGCACCTGCTGCTGGAGGCGATCGCGTTCGTGGTGGACATGCACGACGACGACTCGATGCTGGAGATGTTCGCCGTCCGCCGGATGCTCGAGTCGCAGGCCACCGGGCTCGCGGCCACCCTCGGCACGGACGAGGCGATCGCGGCCCTGCAGGAGGAGGTGGAGGCGGTCGACGCGTCCGTCGGGATCGAGGAGCTCGTCGACCACGACATCCGCTTCCACCGCGAGATCGTGGGCATGGCGGGCAACGCCTACCTCGCGAGCCTCATCGAGCACCTGAGCAGCCAGACGGTGCGGGCGCGCGTGTGGCGGGGCCTCACGGAGGGCGGCGCCGTGGAGCGCACCCTGTCGGAGCACCGGGCCATCGCCGATGCGATCGCGCAGCGCGATTCGGCGCTGGCGACCTCCCTCGCCACGGCCCATATCGCGGGTGTCGAGCGCTGGCTGCGGCAGGCCGCGTCGGCCTGAGCCGTCAGGCCCCGAGGCGCTGCATCGCGGCGTCGAACTCGGCTGCCGAGCTGTCGCTCACCTCGTGGAACAGCAGCTCGTCGAGCACGTCGGGCGCGGCGGTGAAGTAAGGCACACCCGCCGCGCGCAGCCCGGTGATGTCGTCGGCCGAGCGCAGGGAGGCGGCGAGGACGTTCGAGTCGCTGCCGGCGCACATCTCCTGCATGCGGGCGATGAGCGCGTCGCCGTCCATGCCGGCGTCCCGCATGCGGCCGAGGTACGGCGCGATGTAATGCGCGCCGATCGAGGCGCACGCCAGCGCCTGCGCGACCGAGTAGACCGCAGTCACGAGCACGGTGGCTCCGTCCCGGACGAGGGCGGACGCCGCCGCGAAACCGGCCGCCGTCGCGGGCACCTTCACCGCCACCCGGTCGCCGAGCGCGCGGATGCCCTCCGCGTTCCGGAGGAAGGAGGCGGTGTCGCCGCCCCAGGTCTGGAAGAAGACCTCGCGGGCCCCCTCGTCCACCCAGCGGGCGTAGAGGTCGGGGATCTCCGCGGCCGTGCGGCCGCCGCGTTCGAGGATCGTCGGGTTGGTCGTGACGCCGTGCACCACCCCGGCGGAGAGCAGCCGCGATACGCGGTCGGTGTCGGCGCTGTCGACGTACAGGCGGGGCGCGATCGCGGTCATCGGGGTCTCCTCGCGGGCAACCTGTCGTTACAGGTGGGGATTCGGCTAATGTAATGACAGCTCCCGAGCCTTGTCAAAGACGCGGGAGTCCCGCGCTGTCGAAGAGGATCAGGAGCGAGATGACCCCCGCACACCCCGGCGACCGTTCCGGCGTCGTCATCGTCGGCAGCGTGACGGCCGACGTCACGACCTTCTCCCAGCGGCTTCCGGCCCGCGGCGAGACCATCCTCGGCGACGAGTTCACGCTGATGCTCGGCGGCAAGGGGGCCAACCAGGCCGTCGCGGCCGGGCGCTCCGGCGCCCGCACGAGCTTCGTGGGCTGCGTCGGCGACGACCTGTTCCACGACCTGGTGGTGGACGGGCTCACCGCCGCCGGCGTCGATCTCGCGCACCTGCGCACCGTGCCGGGGCCGACCGGCATCGCGCACATCCGCGTCGACGCCTCCGCGCAGAACGACATCGTCATGGTCCCGCTCGCCAACGCCGCCCTCAGCACGGCGCAGATCGACGAGGCGCTCGCGGCGCTCGCTCCGACCACCTCGGTGCTGCTCACCCAGCTCGAGACGCCGTCCGCCCTGACCGCGCACATCACGGCGCGGGGGCGCGAGCACGGCATGACCGTGATCCTCGATCCGGCACCGGCGGCGGAGCTGGCGCCCGAGATCTGGCGCAGCATCGACATCGTCACCCCGAACGAGACCGAGGCGTCGCTCATCAGCGGCATCGAGGTGACCGACGCCGCCTCCGCGGAGCGCGCCGGGCACTGGTTCCTGGAGCAGGGCGTCGGCGCCGCCGTCATCACCCTGGCCGGGCAGGGCTCGTGCGTGGTCACCGCCGACGGCGCGACGGTGGTGCCCCCGTTCCCCGTCGAGGCCGTCGACACCACCGCCGCGGGCGACGCCTACGCCGGGTACCTCGGCGCGGCCCTCGCGAGCGGGGCGGCGCTCACCGACGCCGTCCGGCTGGCCACTGCGGCCGGCGCCCTCACCGTCACGAAGCAGGGGGCGTCGCCGAGCCTCCCCCACCGCGCCGACGTCGAGGCCTTCCTCGCCGCGCGCACCGCGGCCGCCGTCGCGAACTGATCTCAGGAGCACACGATGCGCAAGACCCCGACCACGATCAACCCCGCGCTGTCCCGCGTCATCAGCGAGACCGGTCACACCGACCTGATCGTCGTGACGGATGCGGGGCTGCCGATCCCACCGGGCTCCGAGCGCATCGATCTCGCCTACCGGCCCGGCGCACCGGCCTTCCTCGACGTGCTCGACACCGTGCTCGCCGAGCTGGTCGTCGAAGGCGCGACGGTGTCGGCCGAGGTCGCCGAGAAGAGTCCCGAGGTGCTCGACGCCCTGCGTGAGCGCTTCGCGGGGATGAGGTTCGAGATCGAGCTCGTCCCGCACGTCGAGTTCAAGAAGCGCACGCATGACGCCCGGGCGTTCGTGCGCTCCGGGGAGTTCACCCCGTACGCCAACGTGATCCTGCATGCGGGGGTGGCGTACTGATGACGACCGTCGAGGATGCGATCGACCGCCACAGCGCGGCCCCCATGTACGACCAGCTGCGGCAGCTGATCATCGACGGCATCGCCCGCGACGGCCTGCAGCCGGGTGATCCGCTCCCCGGTGAGCATCGGCTGTGCGAGCGCTACGGCATCTCCCGCACGGTCGTCCGGCAGGCACTCGCGCAGCTCGAGCACGAAGGGCTCGTGGAGCGTGTGAAGGGCAAGGGCACGTTCGTCTCGCGCCCGCGCACCAGCGAGAGTCTCGTGCACACGCTCGTGGGGCTGTACGACGACGTCGAGCGGCGCGGCGGCCACGTGCACAG is from Microbacterium sp. BLY and encodes:
- a CDS encoding fumarylacetoacetate hydrolase family protein, whose product is MKFARLGTPGAEIPVLVEGDRYLDLRPVTSDVNGDFLAGDFVARVAAARDAGELPELPDAATMRIGAPIARPSAVICIGMNYAAHAAESGSEPPTIPIIFLKTPNTVVGPNDAVTIPRGSEKTDWEVELGIVIGTRTAYLDSPEESMAHVAGFVAANDVSERDFQMAVSGGQWSKGKIAFGFNPTGPWLVTPDEVDHQALGLRSFVNGEPRQDSNTSDMIFTVEQIVHHLSQYVTLEPGDLILTGTPQGVALSGKYPYLAAGDVVEIEIDGLGRQRQDFIAWEAEK
- a CDS encoding SDR family NAD(P)-dependent oxidoreductase, which encodes MGGREVTLRQAQGPGTEGLVAIVTGGASGIGAAIADRLHADGVIVAVLDRDTTHADERFAAFTADVSDRASVDAAVAAVAERFGRIDIIVNNAGIGAQGDIATNDDDEWARVLSINVTGIARVTSAALPWLRKSPAAAVCNTASIASTTGIPQRALYSASKGAVSALTRAMAADHLREGIRVNAVNPGTADTPWVGRLLDSAADPAAERAALEARQPHGRLVSPDEVAAAVAYLVSPAAGSTTGTFIEVDGGMAQLRLRPE
- a CDS encoding amidohydrolase, with translation MRILDSHLHLWDPEVLAYTWLEGPLAWRFGDIELEHARLDAATAERAVFVQAETAEDDFLAEVRWVAAQAERLGVVGIVAGARLDRGTDTTVHLESLTAEPLVVGVRHLLQGEPDGVMLSSAFISGAREVAAHGWTFDACVRAAQLPDVARLSGAIPELRIVLDHLGKPEVGTASAPRTPSVEWERDLAELARHPQVFCKVSGLPAEAGGDWSLAQLEPFLDTAADVFGPERLMWGSDWPVSVIGPAEPGDPHAPADGAPTYQPTARSRWADAVATWASSRGIDRDALFHGTATSVYSL
- a CDS encoding FadR/GntR family transcriptional regulator; translation: MAVTDEAIEKIKAMIVSGELAPGDRLPPEKELSERLGLSRNSMREAVKALEVIRVLDVRRGDGTYVTSLEPHLLLEAIAFVVDMHDDDSMLEMFAVRRMLESQATGLAATLGTDEAIAALQEEVEAVDASVGIEELVDHDIRFHREIVGMAGNAYLASLIEHLSSQTVRARVWRGLTEGGAVERTLSEHRAIADAIAQRDSALATSLATAHIAGVERWLRQAASA
- a CDS encoding transaldolase family protein; amino-acid sequence: MTAIAPRLYVDSADTDRVSRLLSAGVVHGVTTNPTILERGGRTAAEIPDLYARWVDEGAREVFFQTWGGDTASFLRNAEGIRALGDRVAVKVPATAAGFAAASALVRDGATVLVTAVYSVAQALACASIGAHYIAPYLGRMRDAGMDGDALIARMQEMCAGSDSNVLAASLRSADDITGLRAAGVPYFTAAPDVLDELLFHEVSDSSAAEFDAAMQRLGA
- a CDS encoding ribokinase gives rise to the protein MTPAHPGDRSGVVIVGSVTADVTTFSQRLPARGETILGDEFTLMLGGKGANQAVAAGRSGARTSFVGCVGDDLFHDLVVDGLTAAGVDLAHLRTVPGPTGIAHIRVDASAQNDIVMVPLANAALSTAQIDEALAALAPTTSVLLTQLETPSALTAHITARGREHGMTVILDPAPAAELAPEIWRSIDIVTPNETEASLISGIEVTDAASAERAGHWFLEQGVGAAVITLAGQGSCVVTADGATVVPPFPVEAVDTTAAGDAYAGYLGAALASGAALTDAVRLATAAGALTVTKQGASPSLPHRADVEAFLAARTAAAVAN
- the rbsD gene encoding D-ribose pyranase; this encodes MRKTPTTINPALSRVISETGHTDLIVVTDAGLPIPPGSERIDLAYRPGAPAFLDVLDTVLAELVVEGATVSAEVAEKSPEVLDALRERFAGMRFEIELVPHVEFKKRTHDARAFVRSGEFTPYANVILHAGVAY